In Zingiber officinale cultivar Zhangliang chromosome 1A, Zo_v1.1, whole genome shotgun sequence, a genomic segment contains:
- the LOC122007479 gene encoding uncharacterized protein LOC122007479 gives MTPKEGTDLTPFHLVYGGEVVVPVEIGVESDQVLHYDEGNDERRQMELDMIDEARDKAAARLVGDLVWKRVKPVGDVKKLETPWAGSFKVVEKLQSGACYLEDAKGRRLDQP, from the exons ATGACCCCCAAAGAGGGAACTGACCTCactcctttccatctggtgtatggcgggGAAGTTGTTGTCCCCGTGGAAATTGGCGTTGAGTCCGATCAGGTGTTGCACTACGACGAGGGAAATGACGAAAGGAGACAGATGGAACTCGACATGATCGACGAGGCTCGCGACAAGGCGGCTGCCCGGCTT GTGGGCGATCTAGTCTGGAAAAGGgttaagccggtcggcgacgtcaaaAAGTTGGAAACTCCATGGGCAGGCTCATTTAAAGTGGTGGAGAAGCTACAATCAGGCGCCTGCTATTTGGAAGATGCGAAAGGGAGAAGGCTGGATCAACCGTAG